In the Phaeobacter piscinae genome, GTCACACGATCCGCATGACCGCACTCTCGGCACGCATAGCAGCGCCCCGGACAAATCCGGGTTTCGGCACGCGCTGCGTCGTGCCACTCGTCGCGAACATGATGCGGCCGAACGGGCCTTTGCCCCGTTTCATCAGAGCCCTCTGCCCCATCTTGCCTGGTTTCTGACCTGCCAGCATACCGCGCTGCATGCGTTGGCGGGCTCCCGCTGCAATGGCACCGGACATAGTGTAGGGCTGCTCGCCGCATTGACCGCAGCGCTGCGCGAAGATTGCGCCGTGAATGGTGACCATCCCGCCACCGTCTCTGTAGACGCCCTTCCCCGGCTGCATCCTCTGGCGGTGGACTACCTCGTGCTGGGGTCGCGTATGGGCAACGAGGTGTTGCGCCGCCGCGTGGCTGGGGCGGCGGACCAGTTGCCGCTGCCTGCCTATTTCGCACCGCGCGATCATCTGGTCGCCTGGCGGGCCACCTGCACGGATCTGGATCAGATCCCGCCGACGGGCGCGCTCGCCCGGCGTGTCGTGGCTGATACGCGCCAGGGGTTCGGCCTTTTTGATACGGCGGCGCGTCTCAACTCACTGAGACCCTCCGCACCCTGACAACAGTGCAACACATATAAGACAGCGCCGTCCGCAGGGCGCACCGTCGGCATATCAAGAAAAAGGGCCTGTACAATGGCTTTGGAACAGACAGTCTCAACCACCACACTGACCAATTGTGACCGCGAACCCATCCACCAGCTTGGGCGCGTGCAATCTTACGGCGCGCTGATCGCGCTCTCGACCGACTGGCTGGTGCAGCACGCCTCAGACAATCTTCTTGAAATCTTGGGCACCGATGCACAAGAGGCTGTGGGTCGTTCGCTGGCGGATCTGATCGCGGAAGATGCCTTTACCCGCATACGTCGCAATCTGGGCGCCTTGGAAGCCCCGGACAGCAGCCTGCGGTTCTTCAACATCCCGCTGAAAGACCGCAGTCAGGCCTTTGATGTCAGCATCCATCAGAGCGGTCGCCATCTGGTCATCGAGTTCGAACCAAAATTCGAGCGCAGCGACCGCGATGTGATGTCCGAGATCTATCCGCATTTCTCGCAGCTGCGTCGGGACGGGGATATCTCGCGGCTGGCGCAGGGGGCAGCACGCGGGCTACAGGCGCTATCGGGGTTCGACAGCGTCATGGTCTATCAGTTCCAGCCAGATCACTCCGGACAGGTGATCGCCGAGATCCGCAGCGACCGAACCAAGAAATACGACGGCATGTTCTTTCCCGCCTCGGATATTCCGGTCCAGGCGCGCGCACTTTATAAGCGATCGTTGCTGCGGCTGATTGCCGATGTGGACGATGAAGGCGCGCCGATCAGCCCGGCATTCAAAATCGACGGCGCCCCCCTGGATCTGTCTCTGGCGGTGACCCGCGCTGTCTCGCCGATCCATCTGGAGTATCTGCGCAATATGGGCGTGCGGGCCTCGATGTCGGTATCAATCATGAAAGACGGAGAGTTGTGGGGCCTGTTTGCCTGCCATCACAACCGCCCGCGGTATATTGACTATGAACGTCGCACCGCCATTGAGATGTTCGCGCATGTCTTCTCATATGAGCTGAGCCAGTTCGAGACCACGCAGCGCAACCGCGAAGAAAAGAACATGAGCCGCCTGCAGACCCAACTGATGGCGATGCTGGCGGATGGCCGCCCGTTCAAGGAAAGCCTGATTTCGGTCTCCGAAGACATTCAGGACGTGATCCCTCATGACGGTCTGGTGCTCTACTCCGATGGGGAGTTTCATGCCACCGGCACCACCCCCACCGCCGAGGAAACCCGCTCCCTCGCCAGAATGCTGGATGTCACCATTGGGGCAACAGCATTTTCCACCAACCAGTTGGAGAGCATCCATGACCCGGCGCGGGATTACATTGACCGCTGCGCCGGTATCCTCGCGATCCCGATTTCCAAACGCCCGCGCGATTACCTCATCCTGTGCCGCCGCAGCATCTCGCAGACGGTTGCCTGGGCCGGGGATCCCACCAAACCGATGGACGTTGGCCCCAATGGCGTGCGGCTTACCCCCCGCAAAAGCTTTGAGGCCTGGCAGGAAACCGTCGAATGGCGGTCCGCCCCCTGGGCAGACAACAGCCTTCACAGCGCCAATATGCTGCGCACCGTGCTGCTGGAAATCTTCCTCAAGGTGACCGAAGCCAACAACGCCGAGCGGGCACGCGCCCAAGAGCAACAGCAACTGCTGATATCAGAGCTCAATCACCGGGTTCGGAACATCCTCAACCTGATGCGCGGGCTGGTGACCCAGACCAAAGGTACGGCGCGGACGCTGACGGAATTCACCGACAATCTGGATGGCCGCATCCATTCACTGGCGCGCGCGCATGACCAGTTGACGGGTGAGCAATGGGAACCCGCTTCGCTGCGGGCGTTGATCACCTGCGAGCTGGAGGCCTATACCACCGGTCGCGATGATGAGGTTGTCTTGACAGGCCCCGATGTGCTGGTCACCCCGGTCGCTTTCACCACTCTGGCATTGGTCCTGCATGAGCTGACCACCAATTCGGTCAAACATGGTGCCCTCAGCAATGGGGTCGGCCGTGTCGAGATCGCTCTGGAGGAAGAGGACAGCGGCGCCCTTCTGATCCGTTGGGTTGAACGCGGAGGCCCACCGGTGGCGCCGCCTGCCAGGCGCGGCTTTGGCTCTACCATCGTGGAGAACTCCATTCCACATGAGCTGAAAGGAGACGCCTCGATACAATATAAGACAACTGGTCTCGAAGCGCGGTTCCGCATTCCGACCCGGTACCTCTACAAAATCCGGCACAGTGAGGCCGACCTCCTCCCTGAGACCCGTTCTCCGGTCGTGAACACGCCCAAACCGGGCGGCAAAGCACTGGTGGTCGAAGACAGCTTCATTATCGCGATGGATCTAAGTGCTATGCTGGAGGATATCGGCTTTGCGGAGACTGCGAGCGCCTCGACGGTGGGCAAGGCGCTGGACAAACTGGAGGAGGGCGGCATCGATTATGCGGTGCTGGACGTCAATCTCGGTTCCGAGCAATCCGTTCCCGTGGCCGAAGAACTGGCGCGACGCGGCATCCCCTTTGTCCTGACCACCGGCTACGGCGAGGTGCAGGACATCATCGAGATCTACCCGCCCTGCCCGATCGTGCAAAAACCGGTCTCTGAGAGCGCGCTGGCCGCCGCCCTTCTCCGCGCGGGTGAGGGGCCAACGGCGGAAGACACCTGATCGGAGTGTGAATACGTATATAGCAGCAACCGGGCCGCGCCATCTGTGACGCGGCCCGAAACATCTGGACCCGCGCAGACGCGGCCTCCGCTGTCAAATATCCACTTCGATCACGCCATCTTTCTCTGCCGCCCGCGACTGGCACAGGATCACCGCATCTTTGCGCTGCGCCTTGGAGAGCACGAAATCGCGATGCTCCACCTCGCCTGACACCAACCCGCATTTGCACACGCCACAGATGCCGTCAGAACATTTCACATCAATATGAATGCCGTTTTCGGCCAGCACATCGGTGGCGGTCTTCTCCGCAGGTACCCGCAGCTCACGCCCTGATCGGCTGAGCTTCAGGGTGAAGTCGTGGTTTTCATACTCCGGCACCTCCGGCACCGAGAAATACTCCAGATGGCGCGCCTCCTCAGGGAAGCCCTGCCGCTCGGCTGCCTCAATCACGCCGCTCATGTAACGGTCCGGCCCACAGGTATAGACGTGCCAGCCGTCCTGATAATCCGCCAGCACCTGATCAAGATCGGCACGACTGCCCTCATCCGACACATGGATCCGCACATGCTCAGCCCAGGGCATCGCTGCGAGGTCATTGAGGTAACCTGCGTCCTGGCGCGATGACACGGAATAATGCAGCTCAAACGGCTGTCCCAGCGCGTGCAGACGATGGGCCATGGCAATCATCGGCGTCACACCAATCCCGCCCCCCATCAGAAAACTGCGACGCGCGTCTTCCACCAGTGGGAAATGGTTGATCGGCTTGGAGATAAAGACCCGCCGCCCCTTGGTGAAAATCCGGTGCAGCAGTTTTGAGCCCCCTCGCCCCAGATCCTCGCGCAGCACACCGATCTGGTACGTCGACCGGTCTGCCGGATCGCCGGACATGGAATACTGGCGCAGGAACTCCGGCGCGACCACAATGTCCAGATGCGCCCCCGCCGTCCATTCCGGCAAGGGACTGCCATCAAGGCTCCGAAACTCATATTTGGTGACGCCGCTGCTCATCTCCTTGACGTTCGACACCTCAACCCGCAGAACCGGACTGTCGCCGTCGTTGGTATAGATGTGATCCCAGTCACCACTCTCGCCACGGGCGCGGCGGGCTTTGTATTCCTCCGCCGTGACCATTGCCTGATAGGCCTCAATGCCCGCTTCCCGGTCCATCGGAAACGGATAGGGCCAGGGATGCGGTGCCAGATGCGCAGGATACACCGCCAGCGTCTGATCCTCATAGCGCAGATCCAGATCCTTTTGCAGCGCGCGCGCATTGACCGGATGGCGCGTCGGGCGATAACCACCGTCCTCTTCCAGCTCCAGATCCCACCACCATTTCTTGGCCGGGTTCATCTCACCATTGCCAACCATATCGTCGAGCTTGGCCAAAGCTGGGGCCGCCGCAGGCATATTCATCGCCGCCCAGCGAAACGGCTTTTCCTTGAATATCCCCTCAAGGTTCCAGGGGCAGGTTTTCATGCAGCGCCCGCACATCGCGCCACCCGGCGTGGTGATGCGATAGGTGGTGCATTTCTGACTGTCGGATTTCCAGATCTCATAGCCATTGAACATCAGCTTCGGCCCGGCCGTGATGGCGCCAGACGGGCATTCGCGGGCACATTTATTACAAGCCTCGCAGAACGCCTGAAGACCAAAATCAATTGGCTTGTCATGCGCCATCGGCATGTCGGTGGTGACCACACCGGATTTCAGACGCGGTCCAAGGAAGGGGTTCAGGATCACCTCACCGATCCGGCTGACCTCTCCCAGCCCCGCGAGCAGCAGCAAGGGCGGCTGCAAGACCTCGCCGTCCATCACCGTATGGGCCTTGGCCTTGTAGCCAAGGTTACGGATCTGCCGCGCAATCACCCCGCCCAGCAGCGAAAACCGCAAATAGGCCCGCATGGACTGCGCCACCGCAATCCAGTCATCCCCGGAGGTGCCCTCGGTGGTGTCAAAGCCCTGATCAACAATCATCGAAATCGCCTGATCATGCTCCGGATGGATTTCGGCGCCGGTGGCGTCATGGCTGTACCAAGTCCACTCCGGGCAACGGCTGATCCCGACCGCGTCAATCCCCAGCCAATAGCTCGCCGCCTTGATATTGGCGGCGTTACGCTCGGCATCTGTGGGGCGCGGCGCCTGCGGGGCGGGCGCGCCATCCTGCAGCAACACAAAGGCCCCCAGCATCCGCCGCTGCGCCATCGAAGGCGCGGCCTTGCGCACGTAAAACCCGCCGGTGGCCGCCGCCTGATTGGTCTTGCCCATATCGCCGAACTGGCTACGGGCAAACATATCGGCGCGTTTTGGCACCCGTGCCACCCGCGCCTCGTCAATATAGGTGGTGGGATCCGCGACCCGCTTCAGCGTCTCAAACGGATGCGGCCCATCGCAGAAATCGCGGCGGGCAAAGGGATCGCCATTGAGTGCTGAGCGTTCGGAGCCGACCCCCAGCCACCATTTCGGCCCCTTGACCTGCAACACCGGTTGCAGATCCTGCGGCAACAGCGGCTTGTCCTGCGCCATGTCGAAATCGGTGGTCACAACCGCCACACCAAACCGCGTGCCCAGATAGGGGTTCACCAGCTTGCCATCCTCAACCGTAGCCAGACCGGTGGCAACGGTCAGCTGGTTCAGATCCACATCCGCCGACGTCCCGGTATGCGCTTTGGCATCCCAACCCAGCAAGCGGATGTAATTCGCCAGTACCACCGCTGTCTCCGAGGCCCGCAGACAGGCGCGGTGGCGCTCGGCCCCCTCCAGCCAGTCACAGCCTGGCTCATCCGGGCGCGGATCGCGCGGCATGTCATAGAGAAACACAATCGAATGCGTATGCTCGCCAATAGTGGTCGGCGGCGCTTCCATCGCATCGCGCAGATCCGCCATGATCATATCGATGCCCGAAGCCAGCGTCTTGGTCTGGCGGGTCTTCAGATCATGGGACAGCCGGTCGATATCGGCGTTACGATAGGGCACATCCAGCCGGGCAGAGCCAGGCATCGGCCCGATCCCCACCATCGCCGCATCGCTGAAATAGCCAAAAGCCTTGATATGATCGGCCCGTTCCTGCGGGTCGCTCGGGCAGTCCGCTTGCGCCTTGTTGACCATCCCGTCGCGGATCGCATCCATCATCGCCTGATATTCACCCATCGCATTGACGATGGAGGCAGGCATATCGGGACGTCTGAAATTCAGCGGCTGAAACGGCGGCACTGCCGCGAGATCCGGCATCGGCCCCGGCTGCACCCGCTCCATCGGAAACGGCCCCATATGTATCGGGCGGGACCGGGTCGAAAACAAACGGAGAGACATAGGCGGATCCTGTTGCAGCAAAAGGCTGCCACAGGTTTAGCCCAGAAATTCGTCCAGAGGATAGGCTCCAACATCCAATTTTAAAGTAACGTCACTTAATTCATTGTTTTAAAATGAAACAATAGACATCCAATCTGCGTCTCACGGCAATTTCACCCCCGGCGCCCATCAAAGGCCCGAACCTCGATCCCGCCCTCGGACAGCGATTGGCGTACCGACCGCGCCAACTGCACGGCGGTTGGTGTGTCCCCATGCAGGCAGATCGTGTCGATGGCAGTGGGGATCCGCGCACCGCTTTCGGTGATGATCGC is a window encoding:
- a CDS encoding HWE histidine kinase domain-containing protein, yielding MALEQTVSTTTLTNCDREPIHQLGRVQSYGALIALSTDWLVQHASDNLLEILGTDAQEAVGRSLADLIAEDAFTRIRRNLGALEAPDSSLRFFNIPLKDRSQAFDVSIHQSGRHLVIEFEPKFERSDRDVMSEIYPHFSQLRRDGDISRLAQGAARGLQALSGFDSVMVYQFQPDHSGQVIAEIRSDRTKKYDGMFFPASDIPVQARALYKRSLLRLIADVDDEGAPISPAFKIDGAPLDLSLAVTRAVSPIHLEYLRNMGVRASMSVSIMKDGELWGLFACHHNRPRYIDYERRTAIEMFAHVFSYELSQFETTQRNREEKNMSRLQTQLMAMLADGRPFKESLISVSEDIQDVIPHDGLVLYSDGEFHATGTTPTAEETRSLARMLDVTIGATAFSTNQLESIHDPARDYIDRCAGILAIPISKRPRDYLILCRRSISQTVAWAGDPTKPMDVGPNGVRLTPRKSFEAWQETVEWRSAPWADNSLHSANMLRTVLLEIFLKVTEANNAERARAQEQQQLLISELNHRVRNILNLMRGLVTQTKGTARTLTEFTDNLDGRIHSLARAHDQLTGEQWEPASLRALITCELEAYTTGRDDEVVLTGPDVLVTPVAFTTLALVLHELTTNSVKHGALSNGVGRVEIALEEEDSGALLIRWVERGGPPVAPPARRGFGSTIVENSIPHELKGDASIQYKTTGLEARFRIPTRYLYKIRHSEADLLPETRSPVVNTPKPGGKALVVEDSFIIAMDLSAMLEDIGFAETASASTVGKALDKLEEGGIDYAVLDVNLGSEQSVPVAEELARRGIPFVLTTGYGEVQDIIEIYPPCPIVQKPVSESALAAALLRAGEGPTAEDT
- a CDS encoding 2Fe-2S iron-sulfur cluster-binding protein, with the protein product MSLRLFSTRSRPIHMGPFPMERVQPGPMPDLAAVPPFQPLNFRRPDMPASIVNAMGEYQAMMDAIRDGMVNKAQADCPSDPQERADHIKAFGYFSDAAMVGIGPMPGSARLDVPYRNADIDRLSHDLKTRQTKTLASGIDMIMADLRDAMEAPPTTIGEHTHSIVFLYDMPRDPRPDEPGCDWLEGAERHRACLRASETAVVLANYIRLLGWDAKAHTGTSADVDLNQLTVATGLATVEDGKLVNPYLGTRFGVAVVTTDFDMAQDKPLLPQDLQPVLQVKGPKWWLGVGSERSALNGDPFARRDFCDGPHPFETLKRVADPTTYIDEARVARVPKRADMFARSQFGDMGKTNQAAATGGFYVRKAAPSMAQRRMLGAFVLLQDGAPAPQAPRPTDAERNAANIKAASYWLGIDAVGISRCPEWTWYSHDATGAEIHPEHDQAISMIVDQGFDTTEGTSGDDWIAVAQSMRAYLRFSLLGGVIARQIRNLGYKAKAHTVMDGEVLQPPLLLLAGLGEVSRIGEVILNPFLGPRLKSGVVTTDMPMAHDKPIDFGLQAFCEACNKCARECPSGAITAGPKLMFNGYEIWKSDSQKCTTYRITTPGGAMCGRCMKTCPWNLEGIFKEKPFRWAAMNMPAAAPALAKLDDMVGNGEMNPAKKWWWDLELEEDGGYRPTRHPVNARALQKDLDLRYEDQTLAVYPAHLAPHPWPYPFPMDREAGIEAYQAMVTAEEYKARRARGESGDWDHIYTNDGDSPVLRVEVSNVKEMSSGVTKYEFRSLDGSPLPEWTAGAHLDIVVAPEFLRQYSMSGDPADRSTYQIGVLREDLGRGGSKLLHRIFTKGRRVFISKPINHFPLVEDARRSFLMGGGIGVTPMIAMAHRLHALGQPFELHYSVSSRQDAGYLNDLAAMPWAEHVRIHVSDEGSRADLDQVLADYQDGWHVYTCGPDRYMSGVIEAAERQGFPEEARHLEYFSVPEVPEYENHDFTLKLSRSGRELRVPAEKTATDVLAENGIHIDVKCSDGICGVCKCGLVSGEVEHRDFVLSKAQRKDAVILCQSRAAEKDGVIEVDI